The stretch of DNA CTGCGCCAACGCCCTACCCTCCAGCATTGCGCCGGTATTCATCGTAATCGCCGTTTGACACAATATGATTCCCTTCATCTCAGCCGTCGTTCCAATGGTAACACCGCTGGCGACCTGCCAGAAGATGTTGGAAGCCTGTGCGCCGCCGCTCAGAGTGACGATGGCTCCGTTGGCCACGGTTAGACCTCCCGCTATCTGGAAGATCCAGACATCGCTTGCGCTGCCCGAGATAGTGACACCAGCAGCAGATATTAGGACCCCAGTGCTCCACTTGTAAAGACCAGGAGCGAGGGTCTGCCCAGTAACATCTCCGGCGTACAGTTCAGTATGATCAGGGTTCGTCCGTCCAGCTGCGTCGGTGTACGCGGTCTGCATGTCGCTTACAGCCGTAATCATTTTAGCTGGAGTTGGAGTAGCATAGTCGGCTGCATACACATTTCCAGTCACTAGAGATGATGTCGAGAATGTACCCGAGGCATCCAGTATCAATCCAAATCCAGTCATGGCTGTCGCAGCGATTGGACTGACTCCAATATCACCAACAATATGGGTGGTTCCCGTGGTTGTGATTCCTGCTTTTGATAGAATCACGAAATCGCCAGCTGTTCCAAGGTTTACTGCTCCTGGACCAGCTGCCTGGGCTGGAATTGCTGCATAGAAGCCTAGAACAGCAATCATTGAAACAACAATCAGCATGCTGAAGAACCTGAGCATTGCAGGTCGTGCTGCAGGCGCGCGCTCGCGACCGTTTACTGGCTCCTCACGAGCAGGCCAATGTCGAGCACGATCTGCCCTCTTCCCATTCCTTGCACGCGAACGCTCTCCAATCGGACCACGATCAACAACTGGTGTTGATATCGCCTTTCCTTGACTGTTTTGCATTTTCTCACATCCATAGCGTGCGAATATTCCCGCGACTATGTACTTTCCCCCCATCGTGTTTCGACATGATACCGCTATTTCAACATCATGGATGGTTTACTTCAACATCATGGATGGTTTACTTCAGCATTTGATGCAAATCTATTCGCAGTCCCCAGAGCATGGCTATCTTCTTAGCAAATGATCATCCAACCAAATCGCCACTGCCAGATGAAATCAAGAAGGCTCTGTTGCAGGACACAACCTGAACCATGCAGGACGATCCCACACGCACTCTGATGATGTGGACGCAGGACCGTACTTGAACCTCATTTCAGGAGTGTTGAGAAGGATCTGAGCTCGGCCAATGAACCCTCTGCCAACATCTTGACCCTAGCTAGCGTAAGATCCCTCACAACTTCCTCAAGAAGAGCGATTTCCTCCTTATAGATCACATGGCCAGGAGAGAAACAAACGCTGAAAATTCCTATGAGGCTGCCTGCATATTCCATCGGGATTATCACGCTCGAGTACCCTTCATGATCACAATTGCGATGACATTCTACACATTTTTCTCCGGTTCCATTGACGATGGCTGTCTTCATTGATTTTGCAACTGATTTTACGCAATTGGGTCCTTCCCCACTCCCTTCAAGTGCTATTCTCCAAGATTCGGTTCCATGCACTCCGCAATGCCCGATACATCGGGCCTCTCTGATCACGACCTGATCCTACTCGACCGTGTTGAGTGCGACGAGTTCAGGTACGCGCTCGAGGACATGCCCGATCCTAGCAGCTAGCACGCGCATCCCCACGACGTCAGCAAGAGCTGCTGCAATCGGGGTATCGTGCGCCTGAACTGCTATGCCCCTAGAAACGCCTACAATCGAACGGGAACGCGTTGACGCACAGAGCGGTTCTGTAAAGGGTTTGGGGGACAGGTGGGCAACGGGATCTGAGCGTCTCAACACTGGCTCGATTTATACGCAGGTTTTGCGCTCCATAAATCGTTTTATGCGAACTGCGAGCAGGGCAAGCCGACTTGCCCGTTTCTAGCCCCTTGTCAGCCCGCTTTGCCACGACGTCAGCAAGAGCAGGTGCAATCAAATCATCTGTGCGCCTAAGGTGACATGCCCCTACAATCGAACAGGGAGCGCGTTGTCGCGCAGAGTGGTTTGTAAAGGGTTTGTGGGGAAGACGGTGGGAGATACTTCAACTGCTGGCTAAGATTTACTCGCTTTTGAAACCGTGTTAAACAGGTTTATCAAGCGTGGGAACGTACGCACGGCCGTGGACCTTGAACCAGTCACGGACATCCCAGCCCTCAGGATGAAGGGGCGGCAGAAGTGGATATGCGTCGCGGATCTTCACCTTGGATTGGAGGTCCAGCTTAGGCGTGCTGGCTTCAACATACCTTCCCAGACGCCAAAGATGCTGTCCAGCCTCGAAGAGCTGGCATCCCTTGGCGACAACCTTCTCATCCTCGGAGATGTGAAGCACAGGATACCTTCGGTGAGCTACCGCGAGGACAGGGAGATACCGCCGTTCCTCGAGAAGCTCATGAGGGACTATGGTAGCATCATGATCGTGACGGGAAACCACGATGGTGGATTGGGTGACATTCTGCCCAAGGGAATCGACGCTGTAGCCGGACACGGAACCAGCATCGAGGGCATCGGCGCTTTTCACGGCCACATCTGGCCGTCAAAGCAGGTGATGGAGTGCGCCAAAATCGTGATGGGCCACATCCATCCGTCAGTCCTGCTCGTAGACTCTCTGGGTTCAAAGAGCAACGAGAAATGCTGGGTCCGAGGCAGACTGAGGAAGCGGCTTGTCTTGGAAAGATACGAGACCTGTCCAGCGGAACTGATCGTGGTCCCCGCATTCAACCCTCTGCTCACAGGTACTCCGATAAACCGGGCTGTCGGTTCTAGATTGGGCCCTCTCTTCAGGAACAATATCGTGAACGAGAGCACACTCAGAACGTATCTCCTGGACGGGACAAACCTCGGGCTGCCTTAGTCAAGTCCGTTCCGTCACTTCTGCGGTCTGTCGAAGAATATGCTCTTGCCAGTTGCTGACAAGGGGATCCCATGACAGATGTTGGACTTGCCGATTCCCAAGCGTTTCGCGGACAGCCCTATCCTGTACATTATCCTGTTGTCCACGTTGAGCTCCGATGCCGTCTTCGCGGCAGAGCCTAGCGCAATGCCGAGGTCGAGCAGCCGGAGAGCGCAGTTGGGACCAGTGAAGTCGCCTGTGTACGACTTGTCATTGAGCTCCTGACAGCTGGCAAATCCGCATGCTCCGCAGTTCATTCCCACACCCTTGTGCGGGAGGAGGCCGACAAGCAGGACGGCATCCGAATCGAGCACGTTCTGGCCATCCCGCTCGAAACCGGGGTTGCCTCGCTCCTTCCCGACCTTAATCATGTCAGTCCCGAGCGCGACCCTCTCAGAGTCGGAGA from Candidatus Thermoplasmatota archaeon encodes:
- a CDS encoding DUF3494 domain-containing protein, whose amino-acid sequence is MLRFFSMLIVVSMIAVLGFYAAIPAQAAGPGAVNLGTAGDFVILSKAGITTTGTTHIVGDIGVSPIAATAMTGFGLILDASGTFSTSSLVTGNVYAADYATPTPAKMITAVSDMQTAYTDAAGRTNPDHTELYAGDVTGQTLAPGLYKWSTGVLISAAGVTISGSASDVWIFQIAGGLTVANGAIVTLSGGAQASNIFWQVASGVTIGTTAEMKGIILCQTAITMNTGAMLEGRALAQTAVTLISNTVSTIPAQAAGPGTVNLGTAGDFVILSKAGITTTGATQIVGDIGV
- a CDS encoding GAF domain-containing protein — encoded protein: MKTAIVNGTGEKCVECHRNCDHEGYSSVIIPMEYAGSLIGIFSVCFSPGHVIYKEEIALLEEVVRDLTLARVKMLAEGSLAELRSFSTLLK
- a CDS encoding metallophosphoesterase — translated: MDLEPVTDIPALRMKGRQKWICVADLHLGLEVQLRRAGFNIPSQTPKMLSSLEELASLGDNLLILGDVKHRIPSVSYREDREIPPFLEKLMRDYGSIMIVTGNHDGGLGDILPKGIDAVAGHGTSIEGIGAFHGHIWPSKQVMECAKIVMGHIHPSVLLVDSLGSKSNEKCWVRGRLRKRLVLERYETCPAELIVVPAFNPLLTGTPINRAVGSRLGPLFRNNIVNESTLRTYLLDGTNLGLP